GAATGCTAAACTGGTATGTCTTGTTATTAGAGGTACCGAAATTTACTTATGGGTGAACattcatgtttttcttttgaatggcATGCATATAGGACAATACATCGCGAAAGCACCTGCGCAACTGCATGCCAAATAATCTACGGGCTTAGTCAGGccatgatggtggtggtggaaaGTTAATTTGAAAACTTGATGATGGAAAGCCTACATGACGAACATAGAAGCCTGCACTGGAGCAGCGGACTGAGCTAGGGTGCATTTGGTTGGCGCTGTGGGATTGGCCCATGTCAGTGTCCTTGGCACGGGGCACTTAACATTTGATTAGTTTGAGAGGCATTCGTCGCTGCTGCACCAAACCTGCTTATGTGGTCATGAAGAAAATGATATTCGGCCGAACTGGCTGCCTTTTTCTCTTGAAATTAATactcgttccaaattataggtcgttttagcttttttagattcataaatattattttgtatctagaataatatctatgaacctagaagaGTCAAAATAACCCATAATTTGGAACATGGAGCAAAATCTAGGTACCCTGAAATGCAACCTTGGCTGCCATGTTgcattgcaagtttgcaacgaACCATGCATGTTTCAGGCAAGTATTATTGCGTCATTCTTTACCCTTTTTGAGCGAAATGTCATTCTTTTCTGTTTCCAGACTCTTGCCGACTGGCCGCATTCGATGCAAGCCCATGGGCTCAATCAAACAAATATTACTGGGCCTCCTACTGGCCCAGATCATTTAGCTTGAACAGTTGGGCCCCAAGAAAGCGAGAGAGCTCTGTCAATCTGGCCCTGCGCCATTGGCTCATGTCGTGTCCTTTGCACTGGATACTGATTCTTATTGAGTTGTTCATCAATAAGTAATTACTGCTCCAACTTGGTTATTACTCCATTTGTTGAAAGATCATTCACTTTTGGCCCATTCCTTACGAGCACTGTTAATCCCCGTACGCCACTGATGGAGCAGCCATCCCTGCCTGCGAAGAGTTGTCAGGGCACTGATAGGGCGCTAaccaattttttttctgaaaagggAATATGTATTAATATTCCAGCCCTCTGTATAGATTGATATATATAGCTGTCCATTATTACACGCAGGACTAAGATTTGACTGAAAGAAAAGGTATTTGAATAGATGTTCATCACATTCATCCCACTTGAATCAAAAAGACTGTAGTCTATTACTAAAACACCAGCCATTTGAAGCATAGATCTCCCGCTGTCTCAAGTACACGACACCCCCAATTTATTTGGGGTCTTTCTCCTTCCTGCAACGTCCAAAAGTACCTGTATAGATGAAAAAACTCGTGTCTTATTTAAAAACCACATCATTGCGGCTTAGCCAATTAGCCAACACACGCTCCAACCAATTGGCTCATGTGTGCGTCCTTTGCGCTGGACACTCATCTTTGAGCCGTCCATACCATTACTGCCCCAACTTGCTTATGTTATGTTGGGCATTACTTGGAAGAAATTCATTTACTTCTGGCACAAGTgcctgctgcctgcctgccttttCATCTGAAAATTACCTGCAGGTAGCAGGCAGTCATAACTCATAACCTACCCATTTGAATGGATCTGCTTCGACCTCAAGCAATACAGTGGCAGAGTGGCCTCACACAAAAAACTGAAATTGGTGTTCAGAATGTAACACTAAACTATACACACTACTTCTTACCTGCAACTCTGCAAGCATTGAAGCACGTACGGTAATGGTTGGCAGTTCCAGTTTCATGAGAGTTCGCACGGGATGAGCCTGTAAAAGGACACCTCAACTCTGAGAAATTTAACCCCATCGGCAGTAGCTCTCTGAAACCAAATCTGCAGCACGATTTCCTGCATTGAAgccatgcattgcattgcatgcaccCCGTACCAATCGTCAAATTAACTTGAGGTCCCCAGCGAGAGGAAAAAAGGTTAACATTCTATATAATCTACTCAGCACAGGGTTACATTCGGCATCGATGAAATAATGACTGTCACGGCCAATTTATATGGCGTCGCTACCATATATTTTACTAATTAACTTCACCGCACCTGCACTGTGAGTGAACTTTACTCAATGTGTTCTCCTGCTACGACGAAAATATTTGTTAGTTTTTTTCcctatctttctttcttttccatgAGTGGTCAAGCAAAGCAAGACACCTGAACTTTGAGCTCGCCTTTGTGGTTGGGTCCCTTGCAAGCAATTTAGGAAAACGTTGGATCTCGTGAAATATACAAGTGCCATCCAGATCACTAGATCAGGATCAAGCTCACCTAATTTTAATTTCCTTTCTTGTTTTGTCCCCTTCTCGAAAGGCCTCGAAATTTCTTGCTACTGGTATTGCTTAAGATGGAGCAGTGGTTTCTTTTaatcttcccctttttccttaCTTGACGTCTCCATCCTCTCTCCTTGTTGCCATGCTAATACCGAGACAAAAATAAGAGATATAAAGAGGGGCGAAAAAACAGGAAACTGCAAGCTCCAAGAACCAGACAAGTGTATCCATGCATGGCTGGATGTGAGCTATATACATGAACCCTGACATGCATGGTGCTTGCTTGTGTAGACAAGGGGCACAAGTGACCAAACCAACAGTAGCCAAAGGCTATGCCAGCCAGCAGGGGGCTGCGGCTGCCTCTGCAATATATTCTGCATGCCTGCAAACCAGTGTGCTATCTCCTTTCTTGGCTGCATGATGCATGCCTGACAGCTGGTTGGATATGTGTCTCTGAGTCATATGCTCATGGATGCCCTGCTGGTTTAGCCCCATAAAAGAAACTGAAGCTTTATGGCTACTCAATCAAGCCTCTCAAGGAAAAGGAAGCGCAAATGCACTTTGAGAAGACGGCCACACGAACACGGCAGGCAACAGGGAGTCTCTATCTCAAGCCCTCAAAAACCACTggcaatttttcaaaaaaaaaatcactggCCATGATGCAAATCTAAGCTTAAATTATCACCATATATCCTATAAACATAGTACCACCTAATCAGAATTCGGGGGAAAATGGAGAGAAATTTGAGTTGTAAATCTTTTTGGTAGGGAAATTCCAGGCCATCTTTGTTGTCTAGTTTCGGTGGATTCAATAACCGGAGGTTGATTCAATCGACGGTCCAAAATGTACGTCCCCCCTTGACTTGTCGTGTAGATCTTCACACCACATCAGAACGTTTtacatataaatataaacaGATTTTATTGCACTAAATAAATACATCCTCCTTTATTGCTATTGATTTCTTTCACTTttggtgcaaaaaaaaaggcaggaaaaaaaagagaaaaatacaaTCAGTGTGctgccccccaccccccaaGTTCCAAGAGATGGACTCGAAGCCAagggggaagaggagagagaaacaaAGATATGCCAACATCATTTCCATGTGGATCTTGCAGACCTAGGTAGCGCCCACCCGCTATATAAGGTGAACCCCCCTCCCTACCGGCATCACAAACATACTCAGCATAGAGTCAGGCATTGCCTGCTCATAGAGGAGCGGTAGAGGCGTGTGTCGGAGCATAGCACTCCACGGCACGACAGGGGAAGGAAGCCATGGGCGAGGTGAGTGAGGATAGTTATGCTATCCTTCACATGCTCTCCATCGGTGTTAGGAAAGGCAACATCTTGATAACTTTGTATTCCTTTGCAGGAGGtgaggaaggaggaggtggagaagcCCAAGGCGGGGGTGGAGGAGAAGCCAAAGGatgcggtggcggaggcgaagCTCAAGGACGGGGAGGAAAAGAAGGAGgaggcgccaccgcctccgcccgagGAGGTCGAGATGCGGGTCTACATGCACTGCAAGGGATGTGCCTTGAAGGTCAAGAAGATCCTTAAGCGCTTCAACGGTAATGCTACCATATCCAGCTAGGCGACCTAATCTCTTCCTATCTTTCCTTTGCTGGATCATTGAGTCTCTTAGTCTTGACaagatttatttttttagtgCGATAATCTTTTTTATGTTTCACGAGAtttattcatttttttattgTGATAAGGAGGGTAAAGATTCGAGATATTTCAAAGGTTATTCTTAAAAGGATTGTTGTGATTCGTGGTAGGATTTGAAGTGGGATAGATGGCCTATGCTTTAATTAAAAGATTAACCTCTTAGTTACTCCCTATGTTTCAAACTTatccaactttgaccaagtcCGTAGACAAGTACACCAACATTTACGATATCAAGTTATTTTTGTTAaatttttcatgaaatttttttataGTGTATTTATTTGGTACATAAATCATGTTGATTAATGGTGGGGAGAATGACTAACTAGAAATTGAATGACTTTTAGCTCTAGAAAAGGTTAGTATATCCCAAGAGAATGACAGTCTCAGGCATATGTCAATCGGAGCTCAAAAGTGAAGTTGATTCCCTATCCTCCTTGAAATCCTCAAATATTCCATCCATGATACATACTCTCCATGTATTTATAATTGCTATCAAAGGAAACCTAGGATGATTCTTTAGTTCAAGATTCAATCTTGATGGCACCTGAAATGAAAATTTTGTGTCGGTATTGCAGGAGTGGAGGGCGTGATTGCTGACTCCAAGACGCACAAGGTGGTGGTGAAGGGGAAGAAGGTGGCCGCAGACCCAGCAAAGGTGATCGAGCATGTCCACAAAAAGACCGGCCACAAGGTGGAGCTCCTCTCACCGATACCGCCTCcggtggaggagaagaaagaagaggaaaggAAAGAGGAGCTCGAGCCACCCAAgccggaggagaaggaggaggtgaATGAGATAACTCTCATACAACCATCTTGCAACATTCATCCTGCAATGCCCCTTGCTGCTTCAcattttagtatttttataataattttcttcCATCATATGTTGTTATTTGAATGTTTCCTTATTCTATTTGTTTTGTCTTTTAAGCCACCGGTGATCCAGGTGGTGCTGAAGGTGCACATTCACTGCGAGGTTTGCGCtcaatggatcagaaagagGATCCTCAAGATGAAAGGTGCTTACTAGTTGGCTTCAATCGGATTTCCAGTACTATCCATGCCTATCTATATTATTTCCATGTCCTATCCGGTCTAACAAGCTTTACAGATGTGATTAGCTTTGTTCTATCAGCATGGCTAGATCTACTTATTTTTCTGGTGAAATGATTCGGAATAGAACTCTTTAATTGAATACAACAAACTTTCTCAAAGACAAGAACAACTCCCTTGGCCTACCTGTCTGACTAAAAATCAACAAATTTATTAAGCTTACTAAAAGATGTACTATTAATATTAATACTTTCTCTAGCTTACAATATAGTAATTTGGTTCATAATAATTTGGTTCATGGTTGTGCAGGGGTGCAATCTGCAGAGCTAGACCTAAAAGCATCAGAGGTGACAGTGAAGGGTGTGTTAGAAGAGGCCAAACTAGCCAAGTACATGTACAAGCGCATCGGCAAGCACGTGTCCATCATCAAGTCTGAGCCGGTTGCCCCGCTGGAGAGCCCTGGCGGCGATGCCATGGtcaaggaggagaagaaggtggaAGGTGttgaggagaaggaggagggtgACAGCAACACCGGTGGTGAGGAGGACAAGATGGATAAAGAGATGGACGCGGCAGCCATCGCCACAGCCAACCTGTACATGTACTACCCGCAGTTTGCATTCCCTGGCGGGTACTACTCACCCCCGACAC
This portion of the Setaria viridis chromosome 7, Setaria_viridis_v4.0, whole genome shotgun sequence genome encodes:
- the LOC117865506 gene encoding heavy metal-associated isoprenylated plant protein 7 gives rise to the protein MRVYMHCKGCALKVKKILKRFNGVEGVIADSKTHKVVVKGKKVAADPAKVIEHVHKKTGHKVELLSPIPPPVEEKKEEERKEELEPPKPEEKEEPPVIQVVLKVHIHCEVCAQWIRKRILKMKGVQSAELDLKASEVTVKGVLEEAKLAKYMYKRIGKHVSIIKSEPVAPLESPGGDAMVKEEKKVEGVEEKEEGDSNTGGEEDKMDKEMDAAAIATANLYMYYPQFAFPGGYYSPPTLLPPGYIYQAAYPPPSYTAYAPHHQMMAPQTFSDENPNACSII